From Daphnia pulicaria isolate SC F1-1A chromosome 4, SC_F0-13Bv2, whole genome shotgun sequence, one genomic window encodes:
- the LOC124335801 gene encoding pyridine nucleotide-disulfide oxidoreductase domain-containing protein 2-like isoform X2, translated as MSFLSLLRFRRLLAWEKPMVSVRFMTSGNKNSSPSKGLSYPGKPKHSSSYQAIIIGGGHNGLVAAAYLQLAGFKKVCVLERRHVVGGAAVTEEIVPGFHFSRASYLLSLLRPSIINDLELKKHGLKLHLRDPSSYTPLSSDYWKGDGPRSLTLSSDLDFNRKQISKFSKRDAEVYESYEKWLSRLVAAIDPLIDSKAVDLNFPGSFYSNIKSLMTVAKSAYKLRKDIGSFYDLMTAPASKLLDQFFESEPLKATLATDAVIGAMMGPHSIGSGYVLLHHVMGGVEGKQGAWAYPEGGMGAVSSAMAKSAVEKGATIFTDQTVKEIMVDDGGSVAGVRLTDGTEILSKVVLSNATPQVTFINLLASGTLPESYLNKVKSVDYTSPVTKINVALNALPNFLADPYAPGSGKAAPHHRCTIHLNCEESHMLDKAFQQGQQGLIPDRPMIEMTIPSSLDPTISPKGCHVALLFTQYRPYELQNGVQWDDHWKEVYAKRIFQQIDEYAPGFQQSIVGYEVLTPPDLERIFGLTGGNIFHGAISLDQLYLSRPFSSWKAHNQRDHYPSLPRTPIKGLYICGSGAHPGGGVMGTPGRLAAEQVIQETNL; from the exons atgtcatttctttctttgcttCGTTTTCGTCGTTTATTGGCATGGGAAAAGCCGATGGTTTCTGTTCGTTTCATGACTTCTGGAAATAAGAATTCTTCACCGTCCAAAGGTTTAAGTTACCCCGGAAAACCGAAGCACTCAAGTTCATACCAAGCAATAATAATCGGGGGAG gacATAATGGTTTGGTGGCTGCTGCTTATCTACAACTAGcaggttttaaaaaagtttgcgTCCTTGAACGAAGACATGTCGTGG GTGGTGCTGCCG TGACTGAGGAAATCGTCCCCGGATTTCATTTCTCACGTGCATCATATTTGCTCAGTTTATTGCGACCGTCCATCATCAACGACTTGGAACTCAAG AAACATGGATTGAAGCTGCACTTGCGGGATCCGAGCTCTTACACGCCACTATCCAGCGATTATTGGAAAGGAGATGGACCACGCTCGCTAACACTTTCTAGCGACCTTGATTTCaatcgaaaacaaatttccaaattttcaaaacgtgACGCCGAA GTGTACGAAAGCTACGAGAAATGGCTATCGCGATTAGTTGCTGCCATCGATCCGCTCATCGATTCAAAGGCCGTCGATTTGAACTTCCCCGGTTCTTTTTATTCGAATATCAAGAGTCTGATGACTGTGGCCAAAAGTGCCTACAAGCTGAGGAAAGATATTGGATCTTTTTACGATTTGATGACAGCTCCGGCCAGCAAACTTCTTGATCAATTTTTCGAATCGGAGCCTCTCAAGGCAACACTTGCAACCGACGCAGTGATCGGAGCAATGATGGGACC TCATTCAATCGGCAGTGGTTACGTCCTCTTGCATCACGTCATGGGAGGAGTTGAGGGAAAGCAAGGAGCATGGGCTTACCCAGAAGGAG GTATGGGAGCCGTGTCTAGTGCCATGGCGAAATCCGCGGTTGAGAAAGGAGCCACAATTTTCACGGATCAA ACAGTAAAAGAAATTATGGTGGATGATGGCGGAAGCGTTGCAGGTGTTCGCTTGACCGACGGCACGGAAATACTTTCCAAGGTTGTCCTTTCCAATGCTACACCTCAAGTCACGTTCATTAATCTACTTGCCTCCGGAACACTTCCGGAATCGTACCTCAATAAAGTCAAATCGGTTGATTACACTTCGCCAGTGACAAAGATTAATG ttgCGCTGAACGCACTGCCTAATTTCCTTGCCGATCCTTATGCACCAGGGAGCGGAAAAGCTGCCCCGCACCACCGTTGCACCATTCATTTGAATTGCGAAGAGAGTCATATGCTCGATAAAGCATTCCAACAAGGGCAGCAAGGGTTAATCCCAGACAG GCCGAtgattgaaatgacgattccgTCTTCACTAGACCCTACAATCTCACCCAAAGGCTGTCACGTAGCTCTTCTCTTCACACAGTAT aggCCCTATGAATTGCAGAATGGAGTTCAGTGGGATGACCATTGGAAGGAAGTTTACGCGAAGAGG ATATTCCAACAAATCGACGAATATGCCCCTGGATTTCAGCAGAGTATCGTCGGTTACGAAGTCCTTACGCCCCCGGATCTTGAGCGTATCTTTGGGCTAACAGGAGGa AATATCTTTCACGGAGCCATTAGTTTGGATCAGCTTTACTTGTCTCGACCTTTCTCCTCTTGGAAAGCGCATAACCAACGGGATCACTACCCGTCGTTACCTCGGACACCAATCAAAGGACTTTACATTTGTGGCAGCGGAGCTCATCCCGGTGGTGGCGTGATGGGAACTCCGGGAAGGCTGGCGGCTGAACAGGTCATCCAGGAAACCAATCTTTAA
- the LOC124335801 gene encoding pyridine nucleotide-disulfide oxidoreductase domain-containing protein 2-like isoform X1 yields the protein MSFLSLLRFRRLLAWEKPMVSVRFMTSGNKNSSPSKGLSYPGKPKHSSSYQAIIIGGGHNGLVAAAYLQLAGFKKVCVLERRHVVGGAAVTEEIVPGFHFSRASYLLSLLRPSIINDLELKKHGLKLHLRDPSSYTPLSSDYWKGDGPRSLTLSSDLDFNRKQISKFSKRDAEVYESYEKWLSRLVAAIDPLIDSKAVDLNFPGSFYSNIKSLMTVAKSAYKLRKDIGSFYDLMTAPASKLLDQFFESEPLKATLATDAVIGAMMGPHSIGSGYVLLHHVMGGVEGKQGAWAYPEGGMGAVSSAMAKSAVEKGATIFTDQTVKEIMVDDGGSVAGVRLTDGTEILSKVVLSNATPQVTFINLLASGTLPESYLNKVKSVDYTSPVTKINVALNALPNFLADPYAPGSGKAAPHHRCTIHLNCEESHMLDKAFQQGQQGLIPDRPMIEMTIPSSLDPTISPKGCHVALLFTQYTPYELQNGVQWDDHWKEVYAKRIFQQIDEYAPGFQQSIVGYEVLTPPDLERIFGLTGGNIFHGAISLDQLYLSRPFSSWKAHNQRDHYPSLPRTPIKGLYICGSGAHPGGGVMGTPGRLAAEQVIQETNL from the exons atgtcatttctttctttgcttCGTTTTCGTCGTTTATTGGCATGGGAAAAGCCGATGGTTTCTGTTCGTTTCATGACTTCTGGAAATAAGAATTCTTCACCGTCCAAAGGTTTAAGTTACCCCGGAAAACCGAAGCACTCAAGTTCATACCAAGCAATAATAATCGGGGGAG gacATAATGGTTTGGTGGCTGCTGCTTATCTACAACTAGcaggttttaaaaaagtttgcgTCCTTGAACGAAGACATGTCGTGG GTGGTGCTGCCG TGACTGAGGAAATCGTCCCCGGATTTCATTTCTCACGTGCATCATATTTGCTCAGTTTATTGCGACCGTCCATCATCAACGACTTGGAACTCAAG AAACATGGATTGAAGCTGCACTTGCGGGATCCGAGCTCTTACACGCCACTATCCAGCGATTATTGGAAAGGAGATGGACCACGCTCGCTAACACTTTCTAGCGACCTTGATTTCaatcgaaaacaaatttccaaattttcaaaacgtgACGCCGAA GTGTACGAAAGCTACGAGAAATGGCTATCGCGATTAGTTGCTGCCATCGATCCGCTCATCGATTCAAAGGCCGTCGATTTGAACTTCCCCGGTTCTTTTTATTCGAATATCAAGAGTCTGATGACTGTGGCCAAAAGTGCCTACAAGCTGAGGAAAGATATTGGATCTTTTTACGATTTGATGACAGCTCCGGCCAGCAAACTTCTTGATCAATTTTTCGAATCGGAGCCTCTCAAGGCAACACTTGCAACCGACGCAGTGATCGGAGCAATGATGGGACC TCATTCAATCGGCAGTGGTTACGTCCTCTTGCATCACGTCATGGGAGGAGTTGAGGGAAAGCAAGGAGCATGGGCTTACCCAGAAGGAG GTATGGGAGCCGTGTCTAGTGCCATGGCGAAATCCGCGGTTGAGAAAGGAGCCACAATTTTCACGGATCAA ACAGTAAAAGAAATTATGGTGGATGATGGCGGAAGCGTTGCAGGTGTTCGCTTGACCGACGGCACGGAAATACTTTCCAAGGTTGTCCTTTCCAATGCTACACCTCAAGTCACGTTCATTAATCTACTTGCCTCCGGAACACTTCCGGAATCGTACCTCAATAAAGTCAAATCGGTTGATTACACTTCGCCAGTGACAAAGATTAATG ttgCGCTGAACGCACTGCCTAATTTCCTTGCCGATCCTTATGCACCAGGGAGCGGAAAAGCTGCCCCGCACCACCGTTGCACCATTCATTTGAATTGCGAAGAGAGTCATATGCTCGATAAAGCATTCCAACAAGGGCAGCAAGGGTTAATCCCAGACAG GCCGAtgattgaaatgacgattccgTCTTCACTAGACCCTACAATCTCACCCAAAGGCTGTCACGTAGCTCTTCTCTTCACACA ATATAC gCCCTATGAATTGCAGAATGGAGTTCAGTGGGATGACCATTGGAAGGAAGTTTACGCGAAGAGG ATATTCCAACAAATCGACGAATATGCCCCTGGATTTCAGCAGAGTATCGTCGGTTACGAAGTCCTTACGCCCCCGGATCTTGAGCGTATCTTTGGGCTAACAGGAGGa AATATCTTTCACGGAGCCATTAGTTTGGATCAGCTTTACTTGTCTCGACCTTTCTCCTCTTGGAAAGCGCATAACCAACGGGATCACTACCCGTCGTTACCTCGGACACCAATCAAAGGACTTTACATTTGTGGCAGCGGAGCTCATCCCGGTGGTGGCGTGATGGGAACTCCGGGAAGGCTGGCGGCTGAACAGGTCATCCAGGAAACCAATCTTTAA